Proteins from one Legionella taurinensis genomic window:
- the letS gene encoding two-component system sensor histidine kinase LetS codes for MKELGIKYQLRLTTLIPVLLVALLFAVFFNGEFNKDLNQHMSRLGEAYIRQLLPAAQLAMMRNDRRVLQALVDASTVNPEIIALAFYSADGQLIAYRGGKHLIKKPFKPLQYTGDYIESKQIEPYEINFLAPITIPKHNLYSASVFQSALERANLEPDDILGWLSIDIDTQSSVIKQYQMYIVTIFIILLGLLLSLSIHYFLSKRIYLPLARLRRSMKQILSNEFETHISVTSPGELGIIERGCAHLQQQYLNTVRDLNHHIEVATEDLQQSLELLEEKNIELSLEKKKTEEKSRQKSEFIANMSHEIRTPMNGVIGFTNVLLESKLDPLQLDYVKTIKSSAQDLLTIINDILDYSKMDAGKLSLDCIPLDLRACVDEVLTLAAPNAHKKGIDLIPSTEVNVPKTVLGDPIRIKQILTNLVTNAVKFTDRGYVLVKTCIEQETEKDYLFCISVIDTGMGISSDDQTKLFNAFNQADTTITRRFGGSGLGLVICKKLAEEMKGRITLTSELHKGSTFAVRIRLEKLTAYESEKHQAHRFENIKAICYDDNPLHLEAMCNGLVYCGIQCVPVASLSELDKALATRNDCTLAFVNVDEDCEEKIAGILRKYSIASILISKSIIHEPQRLGARGFLFRPISIQKLHDTIESLINPSQPAPAAVNHELDNLRGQLRLSHPDILIAEDNPVNRMLLHSFLNEIANVEAVNDGEEAVLACCEKHYQLILLDWQMPKLGGLDAAKRIRHESSLNITTPIVVISADESAMSEEKLKKAGIDLYLQKPVEEKELLSALLSILRRSKPAAIDWALCVQKVSGNQALAKEFLGRFMEELRENRKEFIQLYHDKNVKGLGTAAHKLHGACCFCGVPNLQAQVTRLETHALKAKHVNELESVFAQLIQSIDEVLDEFENIYQTSSSNFGE; via the coding sequence ATGAAAGAACTCGGCATTAAATACCAACTGCGCCTCACAACCCTGATTCCAGTCCTGCTGGTCGCTTTGTTATTTGCGGTGTTCTTCAACGGCGAATTCAATAAAGACTTAAACCAGCACATGTCCCGGCTCGGCGAAGCCTACATACGCCAATTGCTTCCTGCCGCACAGCTGGCGATGATGCGCAACGATCGCCGTGTCCTGCAGGCGCTGGTGGATGCCTCGACAGTCAATCCTGAGATCATTGCTCTGGCGTTCTACAGCGCCGACGGCCAGTTAATTGCCTACCGTGGCGGCAAGCACCTGATTAAAAAACCCTTTAAACCCCTGCAGTACACCGGCGATTACATCGAAAGCAAACAGATTGAACCTTACGAAATTAATTTTTTAGCCCCAATTACCATCCCCAAACACAATTTATATTCTGCGAGCGTGTTTCAGTCGGCGCTGGAACGGGCTAATCTGGAACCGGATGACATTTTAGGCTGGCTGTCGATCGACATCGACACGCAATCGTCGGTGATTAAACAATATCAAATGTACATCGTCACCATTTTTATCATCCTGTTGGGTTTGCTTTTAAGCTTAAGCATTCATTATTTTCTTTCCAAACGCATTTACCTGCCCTTGGCCCGCCTGCGCCGCAGCATGAAGCAGATTTTAAGCAACGAGTTCGAAACCCACATTTCAGTCACCAGTCCCGGCGAACTGGGAATTATCGAACGCGGCTGCGCGCATTTGCAGCAGCAGTACCTCAACACCGTCAGAGACTTAAACCATCACATTGAAGTGGCCACTGAAGATTTGCAGCAAAGCCTTGAATTGCTCGAAGAAAAAAACATCGAATTGTCGCTTGAAAAGAAAAAAACCGAGGAGAAAAGCCGCCAGAAATCGGAATTCATTGCCAACATGAGCCATGAAATACGGACCCCCATGAACGGCGTCATCGGCTTCACCAACGTTCTCCTGGAAAGCAAGCTTGATCCTCTGCAGCTGGATTATGTCAAAACCATCAAGTCTTCCGCCCAGGATTTGCTGACAATCATTAATGACATCCTCGATTACTCCAAGATGGATGCCGGAAAACTAAGCCTCGACTGCATCCCGCTCGATCTTCGTGCCTGCGTCGATGAAGTATTAACCTTAGCCGCACCCAATGCCCATAAAAAAGGCATTGATTTGATTCCGTCCACGGAAGTGAATGTACCGAAGACCGTGCTCGGCGATCCCATACGCATCAAGCAGATCCTGACTAACCTCGTAACCAATGCCGTTAAATTCACCGATCGCGGTTATGTTCTGGTGAAAACCTGCATTGAACAGGAAACCGAAAAAGACTACCTGTTCTGTATCTCTGTCATTGATACCGGCATGGGCATTTCCAGTGATGATCAGACCAAACTGTTCAATGCGTTTAATCAGGCGGATACCACCATCACCCGCCGCTTTGGCGGTTCTGGCCTGGGGCTTGTGATTTGCAAAAAACTCGCCGAAGAAATGAAAGGACGCATTACCTTAACCAGTGAACTGCACAAAGGCTCGACCTTTGCTGTGCGCATACGCCTTGAGAAATTGACCGCCTACGAAAGCGAGAAACACCAGGCGCATCGGTTTGAGAACATTAAGGCCATCTGTTATGACGACAATCCGCTGCATCTGGAAGCCATGTGCAACGGCCTCGTCTATTGCGGCATTCAATGCGTGCCGGTTGCAAGCCTCTCAGAACTGGACAAGGCCTTGGCCACACGGAATGATTGCACCCTTGCTTTTGTCAATGTGGATGAGGATTGCGAAGAGAAAATTGCGGGCATTCTGCGCAAGTACTCCATCGCCTCCATTTTAATTTCCAAATCCATTATTCATGAACCGCAACGGCTTGGCGCCCGCGGCTTCCTATTCAGACCAATCAGCATCCAGAAACTCCATGACACCATTGAAAGCCTGATTAATCCGTCTCAACCTGCCCCCGCTGCGGTTAACCATGAGTTGGATAATCTGCGCGGGCAATTGCGCCTCTCCCATCCCGATATCCTGATTGCGGAAGACAACCCGGTTAACCGCATGCTGCTTCATTCCTTTCTAAACGAAATCGCCAACGTCGAAGCCGTGAACGATGGCGAAGAAGCGGTGTTGGCCTGCTGCGAAAAACACTACCAGCTCATCCTGCTTGACTGGCAAATGCCAAAGCTTGGCGGCTTAGACGCCGCCAAACGCATACGTCATGAATCCTCGCTCAACATTACCACCCCCATTGTGGTGATCAGTGCCGACGAATCCGCCATGAGCGAGGAGAAACTCAAAAAAGCCGGCATTGATCTGTACCTGCAAAAACCGGTTGAAGAAAAGGAATTACTGTCAGCCCTGCTTTCCATTTTAAGACGCAGCAAACCGGCGGCCATTGACTGGGCGCTTTGTGTGCAGAAGGTGTCTGGCAATCAGGCGCTGGCGAAAGAATTTTTAGGTCGCTTTATGGAAGAACTGCGCGAAAACCGCAAAGAATTTATTCAGTTATACCATGATAAAAACGTCAAGGGCTTAGGCACAGCGGCGCACAAACTGCACGGCGCCTGTTGCTTTTGCGGGGTTCCCAATCTGCAGGCCCAGGTGACCCGTTTAGAGACGCATGCCTTAAAGGCCAAACACGTGAATGAACTGGAAAGCGTTTTTGCCCAACTGATTCAAAGCATCGATGAAGTCCTGGATGAATTTGAGAACATTTACCAAACCAGTTCCTCGAATTTTGGCGAGTAA
- the gltX gene encoding glutamate--tRNA ligase yields the protein MVVRTRFAPSPTGYLHVGGVRTALFSWLYARHHHGQFVLRIEDTDQERSTKESVQAILDGMAWLGLNYDEGPVYQTERYGRYRQIAEQLLNEGKAYRCVCSKERLESLREAQLAAKEKPRYDGHCRDKQLPEGDTPFVVRFKNPQEGVVSFSDQVYGDIHVDNRELDDLILVRSDGHPTYNFAVVIDDWDMTITHVIRGDDHINNTPRQINLFKALNAPIPVFAHLPMILGEDGKRLSKRHGAVSVLQFKELGFLPHALLNYLVRLGWSNGDQEIFSVDEMIASFDLKNVSRGVSSFNYEKLHWLNQHYQKSDSPQEVAKALQWHFEQKGVDWSKGPSLADVVAVQAERCKTLADMCEKSTFFYQDDIDYDPDAVKKHLRPVVLEPLRTLYERLQQVDAWEANRVQECINDVSAEFDLNLGKIAQPLRVAVTGSSMSPAIDVTLALIGRQRVLSRFQQALQIIEQRAAQAAE from the coding sequence ATGGTTGTCAGAACTCGCTTTGCCCCCAGTCCAACGGGCTATCTGCATGTGGGGGGGGTACGTACCGCCCTGTTTTCATGGTTATATGCAAGGCATCATCACGGTCAGTTTGTTTTACGCATTGAAGACACCGATCAGGAGCGCTCGACTAAGGAATCCGTGCAGGCCATTTTAGACGGCATGGCCTGGTTGGGCCTGAATTATGACGAAGGGCCGGTTTATCAGACAGAACGCTACGGCCGCTATCGTCAGATTGCAGAGCAGTTATTAAACGAGGGCAAAGCCTATCGCTGCGTCTGTTCCAAAGAGCGCCTGGAGTCTTTGCGTGAAGCCCAGCTTGCCGCGAAGGAAAAGCCCCGTTATGACGGTCATTGCCGCGATAAGCAGTTGCCGGAAGGGGATACGCCCTTTGTCGTTCGATTTAAAAACCCGCAGGAAGGGGTAGTTTCTTTCAGCGATCAGGTTTACGGCGATATCCATGTCGATAACCGTGAACTCGATGATTTAATCCTTGTCCGTTCAGACGGCCATCCAACCTATAATTTCGCTGTCGTCATTGACGATTGGGACATGACCATTACCCATGTTATCCGCGGCGATGATCACATCAACAACACGCCCCGGCAAATCAATCTGTTTAAAGCCTTAAACGCGCCAATCCCCGTCTTTGCGCACCTGCCGATGATTTTGGGCGAGGATGGCAAACGCCTGTCCAAACGCCATGGCGCGGTCAGTGTTCTGCAATTTAAAGAATTGGGCTTTTTACCGCATGCCTTGTTAAATTACCTGGTACGCCTCGGCTGGTCTAACGGCGATCAGGAAATTTTCAGCGTGGACGAAATGATCGCCAGTTTTGATTTAAAAAATGTCAGTCGCGGCGTGTCCAGCTTTAATTACGAAAAACTGCATTGGTTGAATCAGCATTACCAGAAAAGCGATTCCCCGCAGGAGGTGGCCAAGGCCCTGCAATGGCACTTTGAACAAAAGGGGGTGGACTGGTCAAAAGGCCCGTCACTCGCCGATGTCGTGGCTGTGCAGGCGGAGCGCTGCAAAACGCTGGCGGACATGTGTGAAAAAAGCACCTTCTTCTATCAAGATGATATTGATTACGATCCGGATGCGGTGAAGAAGCATTTGCGTCCCGTGGTGCTTGAGCCGCTGCGTACGCTTTATGAACGCCTGCAGCAGGTGGATGCCTGGGAAGCTAACCGCGTACAGGAATGCATTAATGACGTCAGTGCCGAGTTTGATTTGAATCTGGGCAAAATTGCGCAGCCGTTGCGGGTGGCCGTCACCGGCAGCAGCATGTCGCCAGCCATTGACGTGACGCTGGCGCTGATTGGCAGACAGCGGGTGTTAAGCCGGTTTCAGCAGGCCTTGCAGATCATTGAGCAGCGGGCGGCTCAGGCGGCGGAATAA